In Candidatus Cloacimonadota bacterium, the genomic stretch AAGTGATGTTTATGGAGTTGGAAATAGTCTTTGCCACTTATGAAAGCATGACCGCCTTGAACGGCACAGTCACTTCAGATGGAACTCCTCTGCCGGATGCACATATCAAAATAGACAATGGCTTATATCACACCACAACGAACGACCAGGGACAATATCACTTCAACTATGTGGCTCCTGGAACCCACACTGTGACTGCCACAAAGCTTGGTTTTGAACCCCAAACCCTGCCCGTGACTCTGATTGCGGACGAAATCACCATCCTGGATTTCGACCTCATCCCTTCCGAATCTGTGAGCGTAACGGGATACGTTGTTGGCAGCGACCAACCCACTGTGGGATTGGAAGGGGCGAATATCGTCCTCACTGGAATCATGAACTACAGCGGTGCGACCGATGCCACTGGACACTTCAACATCCCCGGCGTACTTACCGGAAACACATACAATTACAGAATTTCGAAGCAGGGATATCAAGAAATCTCCGGTTCCATCGATGTTGGATATACAAACTACGTCATGGGCACCCTCACCCTGTCCGAATTTCCTTATCCGCCCTCTCAGGTTGTGGCAACCGAAAGCGTTGACCAAACTCAAGTTAACCTTGTCTGGAATGCGCCAAGCACGGCGCCAGCTTTGCGCGGCTTGGAAAACGAAAGCGTTTTTGTCGGTACTGATATGGATTATGCCGCCAAAATCAGCTACGAATTCATAAAATCCACCCGTCCCACATTCCTGAGCATAAATCACGACAACCGTGAATACCTTGGCTACAGGGTCTGGCGTCTCTTGCAGGGACAGGAAAACAACGAATCCGCCTGGACTCAAATCACTTCTGAGACCATCACCGCAACATCTTGGCAGGATGATCAATGGAATTCTGTTGTGGACGGCACTTACAAATGGGCTGTGAAAGCCATCTACCCCGGCGATGAAGCCTCCGCTCCGGCTTTCTCGAACACTCTGTCCAAGGTCAACCCCAAAGGAACAATTTCCGGTATCGTTCTCAATCATCATAATTTCCCCATTGTGGGTGCAACCGTCACCTGTGGCGATGTATCTGCAACCACTTACAGCTCCGGATATTACAGCATACAGGTTTCAGTTGGAACCCACAGCGTGACCGCCTCAGCTCCGGGCTATGAAACTTCCACCCAAAGCGGCTTGACTGTTTTGGAAGGGCAGACCACCACCGTGAACTTCCAGCTTGCGCCAAATATGACCCACTACTTGGTAGACGGTTTTGAAAGCTATCCCAATTTTGCCACCAGCTTTGGACGCTGGACCACAGTGGATGTGGATATGAGCGAAACCTACGGCATCACCAATGTGGACTTCCCCGGAGCTCATGAACCCATGGCTTTCATGATTTTCAATCCCAGCGCCACAGTGCCGCCCTCGACCACAATCAGCGCACACAGTGGAGAGAAAATGGTCGCAAGCTTTGCCGCAGTTAACGGTCCAAACAACGACTGGCTGATCGCACATATGTTCCCGCCTGTTACTGAAATCAGATTCTGGGCAAAGTCTCACACCGCCCAGTATGGACTTGAAAGGTTCAGGGTTGGCGTGAGCACCAGCGGAACCCACCCGAACCAGTTCAACATCATCAGCGGTCCCAACTACATTGAGGCTCCCGAGGTTTGGACTGAATATATTTTCAGCTGTTTTGGCTACACTGGACAGGTCAACGTTGGAATCCAGTGTGTTTCGGACGATGCCTTCATCTTTTTTGTGGACGACGTGGAAGTATTTACTGTATCCACCGATGATCCCATCGCGCCGGTTGTGGCAACCGAGCTGCACAGCAACTATCCCAACCCCTTCAACCCGGAAACCACCATCACCTACAGCGTGAAGGAAGCCAGCCCGGTCAGCATCGAAATCTACAACGCCAAAGGACAGTTGGTGAAAACCCTGGTGAACGAAGACAAGACCTCCGGCAACTACAAAGTTGTGTGGAACGGCTGCGACAACAACAATCAAGCTGTATCCAGCGGTGTCTATTTCTACAAGATGCAGGCTGGAAAATACAGCAGCACCAAAAAGATGATCCTGATGAAGTAATTCATCGGAGCCATAAATCTCTAATCAAACCCCGGAATTCTCCGGGGCTTTTTTCTTTTCAAAAGCAGAAATCCACTTATGTCGGTCTGGCAAAAATACTTCACCGTACAGCAAATCTCTTATAGTTGTTCCCTTGCATGTTTCAGCTATCTTGTTAAACTTGAAGCAAATAAACTGTTATCTTTAGTTTAATATCTTTTTATAAATAAGTAGATAGCACATAAGAAAGTTCTTGACATGAAACGGACGGTTGCGTAAGTGTATTTATAGATTATTAGATTCCAAAAAACGCAATAATTAATCGGTGCGGAGTCTTAAGCAGCTCTTGCACAAAAAATAGATGAAAAGCTGGTCTACAAAAGACTTAAACAACGTAACCAAACAGGAGAAACCTTATGAAACGAACGCTTGTTTTCGCGCTGCTTCTGATTCTTGCAATCAGTTTTGGCAGCACCGTTTTTGCCCAAACTGTGCCCGTGACCATTGGAGATGGCACGAATACCAATACCACCACAGGACCTCCGGCCCCATACGGAACTTGGTATAAGGCATTCCGCCAACAGTTTCTTGTCCTCGCAAGCGAGTTTAACGACGCCGGCGGTGGAGGAGGAGACATTAGTTCCCTGGCTTTCAATGTGAGTGCACTCAACAAC encodes the following:
- a CDS encoding T9SS type A sorting domain-containing protein, translating into MELEIVFATYESMTALNGTVTSDGTPLPDAHIKIDNGLYHTTTNDQGQYHFNYVAPGTHTVTATKLGFEPQTLPVTLIADEITILDFDLIPSESVSVTGYVVGSDQPTVGLEGANIVLTGIMNYSGATDATGHFNIPGVLTGNTYNYRISKQGYQEISGSIDVGYTNYVMGTLTLSEFPYPPSQVVATESVDQTQVNLVWNAPSTAPALRGLENESVFVGTDMDYAAKISYEFIKSTRPTFLSINHDNREYLGYRVWRLLQGQENNESAWTQITSETITATSWQDDQWNSVVDGTYKWAVKAIYPGDEASAPAFSNTLSKVNPKGTISGIVLNHHNFPIVGATVTCGDVSATTYSSGYYSIQVSVGTHSVTASAPGYETSTQSGLTVLEGQTTTVNFQLAPNMTHYLVDGFESYPNFATSFGRWTTVDVDMSETYGITNVDFPGAHEPMAFMIFNPSATVPPSTTISAHSGEKMVASFAAVNGPNNDWLIAHMFPPVTEIRFWAKSHTAQYGLERFRVGVSTSGTHPNQFNIISGPNYIEAPEVWTEYIFSCFGYTGQVNVGIQCVSDDAFIFFVDDVEVFTVSTDDPIAPVVATELHSNYPNPFNPETTITYSVKEASPVSIEIYNAKGQLVKTLVNEDKTSGNYKVVWNGCDNNNQAVSSGVYFYKMQAGKYSSTKKMILMK